The Branchiostoma floridae strain S238N-H82 chromosome 12, Bfl_VNyyK, whole genome shotgun sequence genome segment NNNNNNNNNNNNNNNNNNNNNNNNNNNNNNNNNNNNNNNNNNNNNNNNNNNNNNNNNNNNNNNNNNNNNNNNNNNNNNNNNNNNNNNNNNNNNNNNNNNNNNNNNNNNNNNNNNNNNNNNNNNNNNNNNNNNNNNNNNNNNNNNNNNNNNNNNNNNNNNNNNNNNNNNNNNNNNNNNNNNNNNNNNNNNNNNNNNNNNNNNNNNNNNNNNNNNNNNNNNNNNNNNNNNNNNNNNNNNNNNNNNNNNNNNNNNNNNNNNNNNNNNNNNNNNNNNNNNNNNNNNNNNNNNNNNNNNNNNNNNNNNNNNNNNNNNNNNNNNNNNNNNNNNNNNNNNNNNNNNNNNNNNNNNNNNNNNNNNNNNNNNNNNNNNNNNNNNNNNNNNNNNNNNNNNNNNNNNNNNNNNNNNNNNNNNNNNNNNNNNNNNNNNNNNNNNNNNNNNNNNNNNNNNNNNNNNNNNNNNNNNNNNNNNNNNNNNNNNNNNNNNNNNNNNNNNNNNNNNNNNNNNNNNNNNNNNNNNNNNNNNNNNNNNNNNNNNNNNNNNNNNNNNNNNNNNNNNNNNNNNNNNNNNNNNNNNNNNNNNNNNNNNNNNNNNNNNNNNNNNNNNNNNNNNNNNNNNNNNNNNNNNNNNNNNNNNNNNNNNNNNNNNNNNNNNNNNNNNNNNNNNNNNNNNNNNNNNNNNNNNNNNNNNNNNNNNNNNNNNNNNNNNNNNNNNNNNNNNNNNNNNNNNNNNNNNNNNNNNNNNNNNNNNNNNNNNNNNNNNNNNNNNNNNNNNNNNNNNNNNNNNNNNNNNNNNNNNNNNNNNNNNNNNNNNNNNNNNNNNNNNNNNNNNNNNNNNNNNNNNNNNNNNNNNNNNNNNNNNNNNNNNNNNNNNNNNNNNNNNNNNNNNNNNNNNNNNNNNNNNNNNNNNNNNNNNNNNNNNNNNNNNNNNNNNNNNNNNNNNNNNNNNNNNNNNNNNNNNNNNNNNNNNNNNNNNNNNNNNNNNNNNNNNNNNNNNNNNNNNNNNNNNNNNNNNNNNNNNNNNNNNNNNNNNNNNNNNNNNNNNNNNNNNNNNNNNNNNNNNNNNNNNNNNNNNNNNNNNNNNNNNNNNNNNNNNNNNNNNNNNNNNNNNNNNNNNNNNNNNNNNNNNNNNNNNNNNTCCCAGACAGCGTCGCAACGCCCGAACCGTTGCAGTAATCCGAAAAATCGCTATCACCAGTATGGCGCTGTGGTTCGCTTGCGACTACACAAAGATTAATCTCATCAGCAGAGGTAGCCAATGGCGGAAAGTGCATTCTTCTGACCAATGACAGGGCAGGATTCTCTTGATTGAACAATCGCAGAGCAGTCGCCATGCATCAGCCAATGGCGCCTGCAGATTATTGATTGCTTGACCAATCCCAGACCAGTGGCATGGTAATCAATCGATTTTAATACCATGCCAGTGGTAagttttgcacctgttttgGGCGCACCAATGTCCGTTTGCCAAGAGCATTGTCTTGTCATTGAAGATTGTTCAACCAAACTGTGCAACAAGCTAAGATCATAACCGTTTTTTCCCACGGACTCGCACCGTAACCCGGAATTTCGGTCCTCGGCAAAGGAAGCCAGGGCCTGCCGAAGGGAGAAGGAGAAAGTCATCGTcgttttttttcaagacaatgTCCGGGGAGTTGTCAGTAGAATCTCCGGGTGCATTTACAAGGAGACCCGCGGCGTTCTGAACGGTCAGACCGGCGGCTGGTTCTActtgatactagtagttgtgtttttttcctacattttcatAGGTGGCgcgactagccgactgctgcccaCCCCTGTGGCAGGGACTCCCTCAAGGCAGTATAATCAGATACTGGATACTGCTACTAGGATTTACTGAATGTCTTTGTTCTAACTTTTAATTCGTGTGATATTACAGCTATCCTAGTGTCTAGATATGCTCGTAATGAGTAGTTTTTCTTCAATGCATACTTTTTGTATAGGAGTAAATTCCTTTccgttttgtatttttttcatatagGAGTGACTAAAAGTCTTTTTTCTCACTTTGAGCTTTTTATTTCGTGTATTTTGCGGCTAGTCTGGTACAAAAGTGGCCACCTCGTCCTAGAATGGAAGCAAATACATGGATACGGGATTTGACAACAGTAATATTCTTTGTCGTCTGAAACAGGCTATTGAAGTTGGTATTGAATAAACAGTATCAATTTAGGCCTGGTCTTCTCGAATTGAATTTGGAAGGACATGTCAACTTGTTTCATGTAGATACTGAGTGAATACGGAGAAGTATTGCAATTAAGctgaaatttcaaaatttcaatatcAATTTAGGCCTggtatgtccagaaaaggggtaaatgtacgaagttagtgtgtacgaacttgtacgaagttaaaggtagatataaACCGTAATCGGTAAAGTTCGGAAgttttaagtgacgtcatctaactttgtacaggtaggcagggttggtgtacgatgtacgatgtacgaacttaaaaaatctaacttagtacagaggggcagggttgatgtacgatgtacgatgtacgaacttaaaaaatccaacttagtacagaggggcagggttgatgtacgatgtacgatgtacgatgtacgaacttaaaaaatctaacttagtacagaggggcagggttgatgtacgatgtacgatgtacgaacttaaaaaatctaacttagtacagaggggcagggttgatgtacgatgtacgaacttaaaaaatccaacttagtacagaggggcagggttggtgtacgatgtacgatgtacgaacttaaaaaatctaacttagtacagaggggcagggttgatgtacgatgtacgaacttaaaaaatccaacttagtacagaggggcagggttgatgtacgatgtacgatatACAAAGTTAACAAAATACATCGTACACCAAATGAATATTTATAAGTGTCATGTTGGCTATAAGTAGACGATGCATGTCGGTTCCATCAATTCTTAGTTCTAATTTGGGATTccgttttagttttttttgtgtggcaGTTGGTTGTCTAGGTACAGCAGGATGACAAAGCACATGAGTCGTGAAAGATTCATCTTCTTCCTGCTGTACCTAGCCCATCTACACAATGTTCGAGAAGAGAGAAAACTGGAGAGAGCAGGACTGCTGACCttgtaaattatcaaaattaatgtttaacaaaagataaatgcaatacatgttgcatttttattattttcagacaaaacatcGTTATTCTACATGTTTCACATTTACCATGTGCGACAGGTGAAATTAGAATAGAATGCTGCGTACagagttagcataacccacagcatagtcaaaatatcttaacttcgtacatcgtacatcgtacattaggtccgccccatgtacgaacttagcataacccacaaaatagaaaacatcttaacttcgaacatcgtacatcgtacattaggtccgccccatgtacgaacttagcattaCCCACAAAATTACTTTTTCTATTTAAAAGTAGAAAACATAttaacttcgaacatcgtacatcgtacattaggtccgccccttgtacgaacttagcgtagctacgtcacagataattgtcgacgtttcccgaactttgccgacagcggttgtcggaagttgtcggaagctagaggttgtcggaaattacgtgtgacgtaggctgatccaaacttcgtacatttcacccatttctggacatgtatgtattttgcgGCTAGTCTGGTACAAAAGTGGCCACCTTGTCCTAGAATGGAAGCAAATACATGGATACGGGATTTGACAACAGTAATATTCTTTGTCGTCTGAAACAGGCTATTGAAGTTGGTATTGAATAAACAGTATCAATTTAGGCCTGGTCTTCTCGAATTGAATTTGGAAGGACATGTCAACTTGTTTCATGTAGATACTGAGTGAATACGGAGAAGTATTGCAATTAAGctgaaatttcaaaatttgcataataattcTGTTCATTTCAGTGATGTAGTCTATGAATACATGAATCAAAGGTATTTGCTTTTAATGATTCATTGCGTAAAATTAGTTTAGTCTCGATCTTAAAGGTTCTTCTGCCACTTACCTTGGGAGCTACACACCAAAGAATAAGCTGTCCTGCTCATTGTGacatcatgttgttgttgttgtctctattaTCCGCTTGTTTCGTCGGAagatggtcacatgtgctgtcTTTTCTCTCTCACTGTGCTTCTTTCTCTTGTGTACTTCTCTTGCTGCTTTTTTCCAATTGGTCGGCATGCGGCACACATCTGTCGGtactctttctttctctcttttctacatCATCCTATGTTCTTCTCCGTTCCTTTCACATGTGTATGATCTTACTTCACATGTGTGTTATCAATTTCCAGTCAttcaaaaacgttttgtttctAGGATGTAATCCATCATTGCCTTTTGTAGCCTCTCTGATCCTTCTCTGCTGATTTCCTCCAGGGTGCCAGAGTACATCATCGTCGAAGTACCAATTAACGTTTGATTCAGTTACCTGGTGGCAGGAATCAAGAGCTGGAAGATTCTCAAAATCACAAGGGTTTATATTTGGTCCAAATATCTGTGTTCATTGTATGATACTATTATTATTGAAAATAGTTGTAGTCTGGTGTCATAGATACACAAAGGCTGGGAGTATGGGTTCGTTTGAGTtcttatgtatgtgtatgtgtgcttgtgtgtgcgtAAGTGTGCATCTTTCTGTATGTGTGAGGGTACACAAGTACTACACATGAAATACAAATTGAGACAGCAACGTGTTTAATGGTAATACATATGAGATACAAAGATTGCATTCTTATACAAGTAAAGTAAAACATTTGCATGGTTGTGTTTGGCTACGAATCTTCTTTCCCAGTGGACATACAAGGACCTATGTTGCCAGTTAGGAATGCTACCAAATGAAAGCTTCCGGTTACTGGTACTTCAGTGATTGAAAGCTTAGATCATTTCTGCACAACATTGCAATCATGATTTACTTTATTGTTATATCTGTTCTTCAACAGAGAAAATAAGGAAACTGTGTGCGTTGATGCAGTGAACAGAACTGTCGTTGTGCAAACTGTGTTGAATTGTAAACAGATATACCACGTTACGAATGCAACCAACTGAAAACTTTTACTGGTACTTCGATAATTAATGCAAGCTTTAGACATATTTTCAACGGCAAAACATTGCAAATAGCATCTAAATTGTATTTTGTTCTCCAACTATTCTTTccgaaaatgaagaaaacaagaaaaccaTGATCGCTACTGGAACGGTAAACAAAACTGTCGTTGTAGCGACCTCAATGTGTTAACTTGTATACAGGCATTTTCTACAAGTATAGAACTGTAAGAAACATGTAATCAGTGCACCAATCTGCGCTGCGTGTTGTTTCCCTATGTCGTAAAGGGCACTTATAGTAGTATTTCAGCACTAAGACTGGAAATATTCTTCTGACCAATCTTTTGCCTCATTTGTTTGCCCCAGGGAAGGCCAAAGGATTGTATCGTTGAACCACTCCGATCTTTAACTTGCtcgaagtgtggctctcctcaaacacggggccCTTATTtagcgtcctatccgagggaatGAATAATGAAAGTTTATCTTCACAATGATAGCTTCTGTTGGGGTCTTTTTCCAACAAACGTTTCCCTGAACTTTCAGGTGCTTGATTCGTAAAGTGTGGCCACCACAGAGGCAATGCCATCAACCCTCTCCCTTTGGCACCAACTTCGCTTTGGTTAAGGCAACAGGGTGAGGGTTGTGCCGCCAAATATCTTACAACTCTAAACATTGCAGGAACTTTCTGCGAGTGCCCAGTGATCTCCAAAGTCTTTCAATGATCTTCCAAGTATGTTTTGATCATCTCGccgttcttccaatgatatctCAATGGTCTCTGAGTATCAAAGACCAGTTATCATAACAAATACCAAAGAGGTTTACAGAGGAACAAGAGATCGTTAGAGAAGTGGCAGATAAAggtaagagagagagaaggcTAGGACATGTTCTGCCAATGGGAGAGACAGTGAAGAAGACCCTTGACTGGAATGGGAAGCCACTCGGTGGAAGAAGAGGCCAACACCGAGATAGTTGGGAAGGGATGGTTCTCAAAGACAAGGGAGGAACTGAGGTGCTAAGAGATTAAGGTtagttatttctttctttcttatcaGTTGATTGGCGCATATCTGCGGAAATAAGTCTTCAACCATGGATTTTCCACATTCGGCTGCAGGGATTCTACCTGCGAGAGAGTCGGCCCTGTGCCATAAGATACATTTTTAGCATCCGAGGATTCGGTGCtggtctgagactggccctgaCCTGTCTGATAGTGTTAGGGGCCCATATCTTCGTACTTGTGATCATTACCACTGGTCggtacagcagctgtggtgttggTGTTGGATTTAATGATGGGCTGATACTGGCCCACAACTTTGTACAGAGAATTCTGCTGTGAGGCTGTCGGCCATGTGCCATAAGATAGACTACCAGCATCCAAGGATTCAGTGAGggtctgagactggccctgccttTCCTGATCGTTAGGTCCACTAGCtgctacagcagctgtggtgtttgtgtacaaGGAACTTGGCTCTGAGGCAGTCGGCCCTGAGCCATAAGATATATTTCTAGAATCCAATGATTCAGTGAGGGTCTGAgcctggccctgccctgtctggttcatatcttcataatggtgatcatggccactggtcATCACataagctgtggtgtttgggttggagtCGGTGCTGGTCTGAGAAggaccctgccctgtctgattgtgttggggtgccatatcttcatactgttgatcatggccactggtcactacagtagctgtggtgttggGTTTAGtgatagcctgagactggccctgccctgtctgattgtgttgtttgtctacatTCTAGTACTGGTGATCATAACCACTGGTCACTAGAGCTTTTGTGTTGTCATTTTTATACTGTTTTGCTGTGGTGCTCGCGTTGGGTGTAGTGACGGCCAGAGACGGTCtctgccctgtctgattatgttgtttgtctatgtcttcatactggtgatcataaACACTATCAGCCATAGTGTTTGGATCGTCATTTTCATACTGGTttgctgtggtgtttgtgttcgATTCCGTgctggcctgagactgaccctgtccTATCTGATCATGTTGTTTGTCTAtgtcttcatactggtgatcatggccACTACCGGCCATGGCATTTGGGTCTGTTGGCGGTCTCCACTCTCCTTCGTATGTAGGATTTGCCTTTAATGCAGCCAGCAATTGGTTACGTGATACGTATATACTTCCCATTGCCAGGGACTGAGGGTCAGCTAGAGACTgtccctgccctgtctgatcatgaccactggttaTTACAGAAACTGCCGAGTTTGTTCAATCAACATTCGGTCCCAAGGGAGGAAGGCTggtcctcctcttgcaccagattATGAGAATGGTGCTACCAATCAGGACAATGCCAGCTATTGAGACGCAGATAGAGGCAATGAGAACAGGAGAGGGGAAACTGGGAGCAGATTGGGATGAACTGTTGCTTGCCGGTTTGTCTGAAGTGATTTGAAGGGGCGAAGCCAGTGTTGCTCTTGTTTTGCCTCTTTTGCCTTTAGGACTTCCTGTCGAGCTAGCTGGTGTGCCCAAGGAGTTTGGTGTGTCATTGTTATAATTGTTAGAGGCTACAGGGGTATCAGCATGAAAATCTTTGCTTTCTAGTCTGTCTGAAGACGTTTGGAAGGGTGAAGCTATTGTTGTTCTTGGTCTGTTAGTTTTGATTTCAGGACCTCCTGTTTCAGATGCTGTGCCATTGTAATGGTTGCTGCAGGTTACTTTGGCATCAGCGGGCAGTGTTGTCATGGTTGGCTCTTCACATGCCATTTTTTTACGATTGATACTTGCGAGCTTCTGTCCCCGGAATTTGGCGGGTTGGGCACAGATTATCTGGTATTTAACTGACGGAAATTCAGTCGAATCGAGCCAGAAGAGAAgcatcttacagtcacactgccagggatTCCTATCGAGCTTTATGATCAGATTAGACGGCAACAAGCCAAAAGCTAAAGGGGCAATAGCAGACATCTTGTTGTTCCATAGCTCCAAACATCGAAGTTTGGGCAGATTTGAAAAGGCACCTGAATGAATCGTTGTTATTTGGTTGGAGTTCAAAACCAACCTTTCTAGATGTTTTAGATCTGCAAATGCACCTGCTTGAATCATCGTTATCTTGTTTCTGGAGAGCCACATGACCTCAACCCGCGGTAGACCTGTGAATGCACCTGCCTGAATAGTTCTTATTGGGTTCATTTGCAGGGTCAACCGTTTGAAGTGGTTTAGATTTACAAAGGCACCAGCGTGGATCTTTGTTATCTTATTATTGGACAATGTCAAATATTCAAGCCGGGGTAGGTTTGCGAATAAACCTGCCTGAATATTTGTTATCTGATTGTGGCACAGCCACAACGATTCAAGCCGGGGTAGGTTTGcgaatgaccctgtctgaatcGTGGCTATCGAGTTGGAGTCGAGTTTCAACTCTTGCAGCTGCGGTAGGTTTGCAAACGTTCCcgcctgaatcattgttaccTTGTTGGAGATCAGCAGCAACTTTTTGAGGTTTTTAAGATTTGCGAATGACCTGGGCGGAATCATTCTTATCTGGTTGAAACACAGGTCCAAACTCTGTAACCGGGACATACTTGCAAGTCCAATAGACTGAATGCTTGTTATCTTGTTGCGTGCCAGGAACAACTTTTCAGGATTCTCAAATTTACCAAGGAACTAGGATGGATCATTGTAATCTGGTTTTTGTGCAAATCCAATTGTAGTAGCCGGCGCGAGTTTTCGAATGAGCCTTCCTGAATCCTTGTTATGCGGTTGGTAAAGAGGGTTAACTCTACTAGATCTGGCAAATTTGCAAACAACCCGGACTGAATCATTGCTATCTGGTTGTTGGACAGGCACAACCATTTAAGACTGGGCAGATTTGCAAACGCGCCTGCATCAATTTGTGTTATCTGGTTGTTGAGCAGGTACAACCCTTGCAGTCGGGGTAGGTTTGCAAACgtacctgcctgaatcattgttatttgGTTGGAGTCCAACCATACATGTTCGAGAGTATTCCTATACTTTAACAACTCGGATCCAGTTACGCTTCTAATATGATTATGTCCAACATTCAACGAAGTGATGGAGGCTGGGAGGttctgagggatgctggtgaggcccCGTCTGGGGCATCTGCAGTATGATGACGGTGTGCAGCTGCAGCCAGCCTCTGGCATGTTtggctccttcaggatgatgagaaggaacatcagcaggtggcgcagctttcttcccattGTGTCTGGTTACCTAACAGAACAGGAAGCTACTCTGTAGAAATCATCGTGCAAATACTCTTTTAAACACGTCTAAAATCGTGTTAAACGCATTCAAAACACGCTTAGAATCCGTGCAATATATTCTTTAATTACTCGTTAACACATGTCGCTATCTAATTAAATCACGTGTTGCAAAGTTTTAACGTGATTGCTCCGGGCATACACTGAAGTGGAAACAAAAGGCTTAAATGTTTCACCCCCTCCGGTCGGGTATCTTCCTGGTGAAATACTATAAAAGGATTATTTTCGCATTTTCTCGGTAACCTCTTCGCCGATCGAGAACTAAACACCACCGTAAGCACCCCCACTTTTACaataagccccccccccccctggcaTTTTCAACTGTGAGATTAAAATCACCGCAAACACTCCGTTTTATTCCGCCCTCCACGCAGGGTTGATCCTGTGGCATAGAAAATCACTTCGCCAAATAAGGCGCCCTCATtgatattcaagagcaagatggACAGTGCCAGAATAACGTTTCACAGTTCTTTCTGCGTCCAGACTTGTTTCTCAGGTGCAAATTTAAGATCTGTCGGCTATGTGTATAGAGCGCAACCACAGCATAACCAAATACCGACCGAACATGGGAAGAaactattatcatcattatcatttgtgCACGCCGCTTTTTGGgcgctgattggcccgcgacaaatcaggtaagctcattgatatttataagcaCAGAAATTACAAGGCGCTCAGCGTACTGCATTTGTACCAGCCTACATGAAAGAGATGTTCACCTACTGTAGAGACAGGGCAGCTAGATTAATGTGACAAAACTAGTCAAACCTATTATACTTACCAAATGTCCGTAAGATCTATCTCCTACTCAGGCACAGTTGTAGGGAATAGTCTGAGGGAGAAGTTGAGGCAGGAGCCTTCAGTCATTACTGTTAGGAACATGGTGGGACGAGAAACTATTAACCATGGACTATGAgaagatggactgatattatgttgacTGCTTCGAACATGAGTATGGAATGTGGAGCTTTAAATTACTGTGTGCACTATTAAGAAGGAAATACCTCAgaaaaccggtgcaatggcctagtgggcaGAGNNNNNNNNNNNNNNNNNNNNNNNNNNNNNNNNNNNNNNNNNNNNNNNNNNNNNNNNNNNNNNNNNNNNNNNNNNNNNNNNNNNNNNNNNNNNNNNNNNNNttttaaaaagaaaaatctgtGTATTTCAGAAACAACATTATAAGGACTCTCGTCGAAAGTAAGGATACAAGTTACAAAACCTCTAGTTTGGGATAGGTAAGTATAACAGTTAGATTGAATTGTCTGAAGACTTGTGAAAGTGAAGCAGTGACAACTGGGTTGAAAACATTCTTTTAATGCATTGTGGCCTGGCGAGGATGCATGGTCAGTCTGATTTCTTTTTATCCTGACGGAATATGTCCCCGAGATGTATTTGTATGTTAACTAAtggaataataaaaaaataaaacatccaAAGCACATCGTCACGAAATGAATTACCAGCGAGCACCACCCCTACATTCCCCAACGCAGATTCCAACCCGCTTCCTACAACTCCGCTCAGTTTGGAAACAGAGGAGTTTCTATGCCGCGGATTCAGCTCTGCATAGAAGACCACACACCTGTGCCACCAGGAATGGCCCAATCTCCGAGCTGATTTTGGGTGGAAGATTGTTTACCGTTTTCTGACAGTTGGACTTCTCTGACAGCCATGTATCCACCAGTACCAACAATCATAAAATGTCATAATCTTCCAccccagcatctgcttggagaatttaACCCTAATTAAGGTGTAAACTGTCTGTACAGCAAAATCACCTAAACTTTAACGTTTATCAACTTGTAGACCTGCCTACTTAGCATAACAACATTCCACACAACAAATGTACCTAGAAAGTTTATTCACTGGTAgaaacatattttacaaaaaaaaaatagtcaaaATACCTTCAGTTGGTCCTTTCTATTCAGGAGCTCCTGTAGAATGCTTCGGGAGTGGCAGCTGTTGTATGTGTGGAGTGCATCGTTCGGCAGCTGGTCCGTGATCGCGTGTAACAAACAACTCGGGATTAGTCTTAACGTTACGTAAATGCTGGTACTGATTGTCTGAAACTGACGATTTGAATATTTCTTGAAAAGTTGTTTACTCATTTTGGGAGCGTTTGTATGACTCTATTTGCATCTTAGAAGACATAACATCAGCAGATGGGTAGGAAATTTTAAAGATatctctttaaaaaaatcatctgCCAATTTTGGCAAGATCATTACATAAAACCATTATAATAGGACTCTCGTTTGAATCATACAGTTGTTCAAAATCAATAGCTAAATGTCCAAAAATAAGAGGGGATAGTTCCAACGGGCTGAACAGTCTGGAgccttctattttttttatttattggtttggctgtacagaacatacagccagggctgcccaactagcctacgGCTCTGACAAAGGGcaagccctgctgacaaacacatagacaatacataaaaagaccatttatatatacatggtgtaggataacttacatatcatctaaaatggagtatataacatcatatcatcgacaacaatatttgcaatgagaggtcagggttTTTCTACCCATGTGTTCTCTATACGTAGAGACACTTTCTCCTTCATGATGAAAAGAACACCAAGAAGACCAGGTGTTCACAATATAAGACAAGTTTTTCTTATCGCCcctcaaattggttttgtaaccTACCTTTTTGTCAGGCCTTGTCAGACACATTGCATTCAGCCATAGACTGAGATTATTTGATTTAATCCAagagtacttggggagttaagtAGAATGCTGAATGCGATTTGATGCAGAAGGGAATAGTGAGTACTtcataatgtgaagtagtatgatCTTTTTTGTTTAATTCTTAAAATTGAATTCTGTCGGAAAATACTAGTAACTCTTCTGGAGATAAGGACTCCTTTAATCGATCACTGTATTATGGtattgatatcatgttttgGTTCTGTCTGCTTTGCTTAGTTACTTAGTTATTTATGTTGCTTATTTTATCCTTATAGGTTTACCTATAATTTTATTTCCATTTCTGTGTTTACTTTCAATCCTCGTTACGTAACGTTATTCTACGCACCACTTTGTAACCAATGTTTTctgcccccttggaaatcagcaaACTTggaatataaagtaatgaaaatgctggcttgtcttactctggtaatgtgagacataactgacagttacatggttacatgtacagtctacatagcccaTAGTGGtacaccacattattagccatatttctagacatataaatatcagagctaattcagttatattaaaggaagattttcaagttgcaatcatatatatatatatatgtgttgtaga includes the following:
- the LOC118427811 gene encoding leucine-rich repeat and immunoglobulin-like domain-containing nogo receptor-interacting protein 3 — protein: MSRLQSLDLCFNQIRMIPPRSFANLKNLKKLLLISNKVTMIQAGTFANLPQLQELKLDSNSIATIQTGSFANLPRLESLWLCHNQITNIQAGLFANLPRLEYLTLSNNKITKIHAGAFVNLNHFKRLTLQMNPIRTIQAGAFTGLPRVEVMWLSRNKITMIQAGAFADLKHLERLVLNSNQITTIHSGAFSNLPKLRCLELWNNKMSAIAPLAFGLLPSNLIIKLDRNPWQCDCKMLLFWLDSTEFPSVKYQIICAQPAKFRGQKLASINRKKMACEEPTMTTLPADAKVTCSNHYNGTASETGGPEIKTNRPRTTIASPFQTSSDRLESKDFHADTPVASNNYNNDTPNSLGTPASSTGSPKGKRGKTRATLASPLQITSDKPASNSSSQSAPSFPSPVLIASICVSIAGIVLIGSTILIIWCKRRTSLPPLGPNVD